Proteins encoded by one window of Macaca fascicularis isolate 582-1 chromosome 10, T2T-MFA8v1.1:
- the PTK6 gene encoding protein-tyrosine kinase 6 isoform X2 → MVSRDQAHLGPKYVGLWDFKARTDEELSFRAGDVFHVARKEEQWWWATLLDEAGGAVAQGYVPHSYLAERETVESEPAGRAGCAALQDLVASRGPAAPERGGVLPQPVRACELPQGPEPVPRPAAGRALPEGSRSALTWSYRVRLGGHRLAFPTGRGWPGSMGGVLTH, encoded by the exons ATGGTGTCCCGGGACCAGGCTCACCTGGGCCCCAAGTATGTGGGCCTCTGGGACTTCAAGGCCCGGACGGACGAGGAGCTGAGCTTCCGAGCGGGGGACGTCTTCCACGTGGCCAGGAAGGAGGAGCAGTGGTGGTGGGCCACGCTGCTGGACGAGGCGGGTGGGGCCGTGGCCCAGGGCTATGTGCCCCACAGCTACCTGGCCGAGAGGGAGACCGTGGAGTCGGAACC TGCGGGACGCGCAGGCTGTGCGGCACTACAAGATCTGGTGGCGAGCCGGGGGCCAGCTGCACCTGAACGAGGCGGTGTCCTTCCCCAGCCTGTCCGAGCTTGTGAACTACCACAGGGCCCAGAGCCTGTCCCACGGCCTGCGGCTGGCCGCGCCCTGCCGGAAGGTAGCCGCTCCGCCCTGACTTGGTCGTACAGGGTCAGGCTGGGGGGTCACAGGCTGGCGTTTCCTACTGGGAGAGGTTGGCCAGGCAGCATGGGAGGGGTCCTGACTCACTGA